A stretch of Equus przewalskii isolate Varuska chromosome 11, EquPr2, whole genome shotgun sequence DNA encodes these proteins:
- the SYVN1 gene encoding E3 ubiquitin-protein ligase synoviolin isoform X1, which yields MFRTAVMMAASLALTGAVVAHAYYLKHQFYPTVVYLTKSSPSMAVLYIQAFVLVFLLGKVMGKVFFGQLRAAEMEHLLERSWYAVTETCLAFTVFRDDFSPRFVALFTLLLFLKCFHWLAEDRVDFMERSPNISWLFHCRIVSLMFLLGILDFLFVSHAYHSILTRGASVQLVFGFEYAILMTMVLTIFIKYVLHSVDLQSENPWDNKAVYMLYTELFTGFIKVLLYMAFMTIMIKVHTFPLFAIRPMYLAMRQFKKAVTDAIMSRRAIRNMNTLYPDATPEELQAMDNVCIICREEMVTGAKRLPCNHIFHTSCLRSWFQRQQTCPTCRMDVLRASLPTQSPPPPEPADQGPPPAPHPPPLLPQPPNFPQGLLPPFPPGMFPLWPPMGPFPPVPPPPSSGEAVAPPSTSAALSRPSGAATTTAASAPAPGSAPAPEAGPAPGFPFPPPWMGMPLPPPFAFPPMPVPPAGFAGLTPEELRALEGHERQHLEARLQSLRNIHTLLDAAMLQINQYLTVLASLGPPRPATSVNPTEETAPSVVTAASSTSIPSSEATTPSPGASSPASEPEKPPGTPESLGSEELPEDGEPDAAELRRRRLQKLESPVAH from the exons ATGTTCCGCACCGCCGTGATGATGGCGGCCAGCCTGGCGCTGACCGGGGCTGTGGTGGCTCATGCCTACTACCTCAAGCACCAGTTCTACCCCACGGTGGTGTACTTGACCAAGTCCAGCCCCAGCATGGCG GTCCTGTACATCCAGGCCTTCGTCCTCGTCTTCCTCTTGGGCAAGGTGATGGGCAAGGTGTTCTTTGGACAGCTGAGGGCTGCAGAGATGGAG CACCTTCTGGAACGTTCCTGGTATGCTGTCACCGAGACTTGTCTGGCCTTCACTGTCTTTCGGGATGACTTCAGCCCCCGCTTTGTTGCGCTCttcactctccttctcttcctcaagtGTTTTCACTGGCTGGCTGAGGACCGTGTGGACTTT aTGGAACGCAGCCCCAATATCTCCTGGCTCTTTCACTGCCGCATTGTCT CCCTTATGTTCCTCTTGGGCATCCTGGACTTCCTCTTCGTCAGCCATGCCTATCACAGCATCCTGACCCGTGGGGCTTCTGTGCAGCTGGTGTTTGGCTTTGAG TACGCCATCCTGATGACTATGGTGCTCACCATCTTCATCAAGTACGTGCTGCACTCAGTGGACCTCCAGAGCGAGAACCCCTGGGACAATAAGGCCGTGTACATGCTCTACACAGAGCTCTTTACAG GCTTCATCAAAGTTTTGCTGTACATGGCTTTCATGACCATCATGATCAAGGTGCACACCTTCCCTCTCTTTGCCATCCGGCCTATGTACCTGGCTATGAG GCAGTTCAAGAAAGCTGTGACAGACGCCATCATGTCTCGTCGGGCCATCCGCAACATGAACACACT GTATCCAGATGCCACCCCAGAGGAACTCCAGGCAATGGACAATGTCTGCATCATCTGCCGAGAAGAGATGGTGACTGGTGCCAAGAGACTGCCCTGCAACCACATTTTCCACACCAG CTGCCTGCGCTCCTGGTTCCAGCGGCAGCAGACCTGCCCTACGTGCCGCATGGACGTCCTTCGGGCATCACTGCCGACGCAGTCACCACCGCCCCCTGAACCTGCGGATCAGGGGCCAccacctgccccccaccctccaccactcctgccccagccccctaATT TCCCCcagggcctcctgcctccctttcctccaGGCATGTTCCCGCTGTGGCCCCCCATGGGCCCCTTTCCACctgtcccacctcctcccagctcaGGAGAGGCTGTGGCCCCTCCATCCACCAGTGCAG CACTTTCTCGGCCCAGTGGAGCAGCCACAACCACAGCTGCCTCTGCGCCGGCACCTGGCTCTGCCCCCGCCCCCGAGGCCGGCCCTGCCCCCGGCttccccttcccccctccctggATGGGCATGCCTCTGCCTCCACCCTTTG CCTTCCCCCCGATGCCCGTGCCCCCTGCGGGCTTTGCCGGGCTGACCCCGGAGGAGCTGCGGGCTCTGGAAGGCCATGAGCGCCAGCACCTGGAGGCTCGGCTGCAGAGCCTGCGCAACATCCACACGCTGCTGGATGCCGCCATGCTGCAGATCAACCAGTACCTCACCGTGCTCGCGTCCTTGGG GCCCCCTCGGCCTGCCACCTCCGTCAACCCCACTGAGGAGACTGCCCCTTCTGTTGTCACTGCTGCCTCCTCCACCAGCATCCCCAGCTCTGAGGCCACCACCCCGTCCCCAGGAGCCTCCTCACCAGCCTCTGAACCCGAAAAGCCTCCAGGTA cacctgAGTCACTGGGCTCCGAGGAGCTGCCTGAGGATGGGGAACCTGATGCAGCAGAGCTCCGCCGCCGTCGCCTGCAAAAGTTGGAGTCCCCCGTTGCCCACTGA
- the SYVN1 gene encoding E3 ubiquitin-protein ligase synoviolin isoform X4, whose translation MFRTAVMMAASLALTGAVVAHAYYLKHQFYPTVVYLTKSSPSMAVLYIQAFVLVFLLGKVMGKVFFGQLRAAEMEHLLERSWYAVTETCLAFTVFRDDFSPRFVALFTLLLFLKCFHWLAEDRVDFMERSPNISWLFHCRIVSLMFLLGILDFLFVSHAYHSILTRGASVQLVFGFEYAILMTMVLTIFIKYVLHSVDLQSENPWDNKAVYMLYTELFTGFIKVLLYMAFMTIMIKVHTFPLFAIRPMYLAMRQFKKAVTDAIMSRRAIRNMNTLYPDATPEELQAMDNVCIICREEMVTGAKRLPCNHIFHTSCLRSWFQRQQTCPTCRMDVLRASLPTQSPPPPEPADQGPPPAPHPPPLLPQPPNFPQGLLPPFPPGMFPLWPPMGPFPPVPPPPSSGEAVAPPSTSAALSRPSGAATTTAASAPAPGSAPAPEAGPAPGFPFPPPWMGMPLPPPFAFPPMPVPPAGFAGLTPEELRALEGHERQHLEARLQSLRNIHTLLDAAMLQINQYLTVLASLGPPRPATSVNPTEETAPSVVTAASSTSIPSSEATTPSPGASSPASEPEKPPAPESLGSEELPEDGEPDAAELRRRRLQKLESPVAH comes from the exons ATGTTCCGCACCGCCGTGATGATGGCGGCCAGCCTGGCGCTGACCGGGGCTGTGGTGGCTCATGCCTACTACCTCAAGCACCAGTTCTACCCCACGGTGGTGTACTTGACCAAGTCCAGCCCCAGCATGGCG GTCCTGTACATCCAGGCCTTCGTCCTCGTCTTCCTCTTGGGCAAGGTGATGGGCAAGGTGTTCTTTGGACAGCTGAGGGCTGCAGAGATGGAG CACCTTCTGGAACGTTCCTGGTATGCTGTCACCGAGACTTGTCTGGCCTTCACTGTCTTTCGGGATGACTTCAGCCCCCGCTTTGTTGCGCTCttcactctccttctcttcctcaagtGTTTTCACTGGCTGGCTGAGGACCGTGTGGACTTT aTGGAACGCAGCCCCAATATCTCCTGGCTCTTTCACTGCCGCATTGTCT CCCTTATGTTCCTCTTGGGCATCCTGGACTTCCTCTTCGTCAGCCATGCCTATCACAGCATCCTGACCCGTGGGGCTTCTGTGCAGCTGGTGTTTGGCTTTGAG TACGCCATCCTGATGACTATGGTGCTCACCATCTTCATCAAGTACGTGCTGCACTCAGTGGACCTCCAGAGCGAGAACCCCTGGGACAATAAGGCCGTGTACATGCTCTACACAGAGCTCTTTACAG GCTTCATCAAAGTTTTGCTGTACATGGCTTTCATGACCATCATGATCAAGGTGCACACCTTCCCTCTCTTTGCCATCCGGCCTATGTACCTGGCTATGAG GCAGTTCAAGAAAGCTGTGACAGACGCCATCATGTCTCGTCGGGCCATCCGCAACATGAACACACT GTATCCAGATGCCACCCCAGAGGAACTCCAGGCAATGGACAATGTCTGCATCATCTGCCGAGAAGAGATGGTGACTGGTGCCAAGAGACTGCCCTGCAACCACATTTTCCACACCAG CTGCCTGCGCTCCTGGTTCCAGCGGCAGCAGACCTGCCCTACGTGCCGCATGGACGTCCTTCGGGCATCACTGCCGACGCAGTCACCACCGCCCCCTGAACCTGCGGATCAGGGGCCAccacctgccccccaccctccaccactcctgccccagccccctaATT TCCCCcagggcctcctgcctccctttcctccaGGCATGTTCCCGCTGTGGCCCCCCATGGGCCCCTTTCCACctgtcccacctcctcccagctcaGGAGAGGCTGTGGCCCCTCCATCCACCAGTGCAG CACTTTCTCGGCCCAGTGGAGCAGCCACAACCACAGCTGCCTCTGCGCCGGCACCTGGCTCTGCCCCCGCCCCCGAGGCCGGCCCTGCCCCCGGCttccccttcccccctccctggATGGGCATGCCTCTGCCTCCACCCTTTG CCTTCCCCCCGATGCCCGTGCCCCCTGCGGGCTTTGCCGGGCTGACCCCGGAGGAGCTGCGGGCTCTGGAAGGCCATGAGCGCCAGCACCTGGAGGCTCGGCTGCAGAGCCTGCGCAACATCCACACGCTGCTGGATGCCGCCATGCTGCAGATCAACCAGTACCTCACCGTGCTCGCGTCCTTGGG GCCCCCTCGGCCTGCCACCTCCGTCAACCCCACTGAGGAGACTGCCCCTTCTGTTGTCACTGCTGCCTCCTCCACCAGCATCCCCAGCTCTGAGGCCACCACCCCGTCCCCAGGAGCCTCCTCACCAGCCTCTGAACCCGAAAAGCCTCCAG cacctgAGTCACTGGGCTCCGAGGAGCTGCCTGAGGATGGGGAACCTGATGCAGCAGAGCTCCGCCGCCGTCGCCTGCAAAAGTTGGAGTCCCCCGTTGCCCACTGA
- the SYVN1 gene encoding E3 ubiquitin-protein ligase synoviolin isoform X3, translating to MFRTAVMMAASLALTGAVVAHAYYLKHQFYPTVVYLTKSSPSMAVLYIQAFVLVFLLGKVMGKVFFGQLRAAEMEHLLERSWYAVTETCLAFTVFRDDFSPRFVALFTLLLFLKCFHWLAEDRVDFMERSPNISWLFHCRIVSLMFLLGILDFLFVSHAYHSILTRGASVQLVFGFEYAILMTMVLTIFIKYVLHSVDLQSENPWDNKAVYMLYTELFTGFIKVLLYMAFMTIMIKVHTFPLFAIRPMYLAMRQFKKAVTDAIMSRRAIRNMNTLYPDATPEELQAMDNVCIICREEMVTGAKRLPCNHIFHTSCLRSWFQRQQTCPTCRMDVLRASLPTQSPPPPEPADQGPPPAPHPPPLLPQPPNFPQGLLPPFPPGMFPLWPPMGPFPPVPPPPSSGEAVAPPSTSAAALSRPSGAATTTAASAPAPGSAPAPEAGPAPGFPFPPPWMGMPLPPPFAFPPMPVPPAGFAGLTPEELRALEGHERQHLEARLQSLRNIHTLLDAAMLQINQYLTVLASLGPPRPATSVNPTEETAPSVVTAASSTSIPSSEATTPSPGASSPASEPEKPPAPESLGSEELPEDGEPDAAELRRRRLQKLESPVAH from the exons ATGTTCCGCACCGCCGTGATGATGGCGGCCAGCCTGGCGCTGACCGGGGCTGTGGTGGCTCATGCCTACTACCTCAAGCACCAGTTCTACCCCACGGTGGTGTACTTGACCAAGTCCAGCCCCAGCATGGCG GTCCTGTACATCCAGGCCTTCGTCCTCGTCTTCCTCTTGGGCAAGGTGATGGGCAAGGTGTTCTTTGGACAGCTGAGGGCTGCAGAGATGGAG CACCTTCTGGAACGTTCCTGGTATGCTGTCACCGAGACTTGTCTGGCCTTCACTGTCTTTCGGGATGACTTCAGCCCCCGCTTTGTTGCGCTCttcactctccttctcttcctcaagtGTTTTCACTGGCTGGCTGAGGACCGTGTGGACTTT aTGGAACGCAGCCCCAATATCTCCTGGCTCTTTCACTGCCGCATTGTCT CCCTTATGTTCCTCTTGGGCATCCTGGACTTCCTCTTCGTCAGCCATGCCTATCACAGCATCCTGACCCGTGGGGCTTCTGTGCAGCTGGTGTTTGGCTTTGAG TACGCCATCCTGATGACTATGGTGCTCACCATCTTCATCAAGTACGTGCTGCACTCAGTGGACCTCCAGAGCGAGAACCCCTGGGACAATAAGGCCGTGTACATGCTCTACACAGAGCTCTTTACAG GCTTCATCAAAGTTTTGCTGTACATGGCTTTCATGACCATCATGATCAAGGTGCACACCTTCCCTCTCTTTGCCATCCGGCCTATGTACCTGGCTATGAG GCAGTTCAAGAAAGCTGTGACAGACGCCATCATGTCTCGTCGGGCCATCCGCAACATGAACACACT GTATCCAGATGCCACCCCAGAGGAACTCCAGGCAATGGACAATGTCTGCATCATCTGCCGAGAAGAGATGGTGACTGGTGCCAAGAGACTGCCCTGCAACCACATTTTCCACACCAG CTGCCTGCGCTCCTGGTTCCAGCGGCAGCAGACCTGCCCTACGTGCCGCATGGACGTCCTTCGGGCATCACTGCCGACGCAGTCACCACCGCCCCCTGAACCTGCGGATCAGGGGCCAccacctgccccccaccctccaccactcctgccccagccccctaATT TCCCCcagggcctcctgcctccctttcctccaGGCATGTTCCCGCTGTGGCCCCCCATGGGCCCCTTTCCACctgtcccacctcctcccagctcaGGAGAGGCTGTGGCCCCTCCATCCACCAGTGCAG CAGCACTTTCTCGGCCCAGTGGAGCAGCCACAACCACAGCTGCCTCTGCGCCGGCACCTGGCTCTGCCCCCGCCCCCGAGGCCGGCCCTGCCCCCGGCttccccttcccccctccctggATGGGCATGCCTCTGCCTCCACCCTTTG CCTTCCCCCCGATGCCCGTGCCCCCTGCGGGCTTTGCCGGGCTGACCCCGGAGGAGCTGCGGGCTCTGGAAGGCCATGAGCGCCAGCACCTGGAGGCTCGGCTGCAGAGCCTGCGCAACATCCACACGCTGCTGGATGCCGCCATGCTGCAGATCAACCAGTACCTCACCGTGCTCGCGTCCTTGGG GCCCCCTCGGCCTGCCACCTCCGTCAACCCCACTGAGGAGACTGCCCCTTCTGTTGTCACTGCTGCCTCCTCCACCAGCATCCCCAGCTCTGAGGCCACCACCCCGTCCCCAGGAGCCTCCTCACCAGCCTCTGAACCCGAAAAGCCTCCAG cacctgAGTCACTGGGCTCCGAGGAGCTGCCTGAGGATGGGGAACCTGATGCAGCAGAGCTCCGCCGCCGTCGCCTGCAAAAGTTGGAGTCCCCCGTTGCCCACTGA
- the SYVN1 gene encoding E3 ubiquitin-protein ligase synoviolin isoform X2, with the protein MFRTAVMMAASLALTGAVVAHAYYLKHQFYPTVVYLTKSSPSMAVLYIQAFVLVFLLGKVMGKVFFGQLRAAEMEHLLERSWYAVTETCLAFTVFRDDFSPRFVALFTLLLFLKCFHWLAEDRVDFMERSPNISWLFHCRIVSLMFLLGILDFLFVSHAYHSILTRGASVQLVFGFEYAILMTMVLTIFIKYVLHSVDLQSENPWDNKAVYMLYTELFTGFIKVLLYMAFMTIMIKVHTFPLFAIRPMYLAMRQFKKAVTDAIMSRRAIRNMNTLYPDATPEELQAMDNVCIICREEMVTGAKRLPCNHIFHTSCLRSWFQRQQTCPTCRMDVLRASLPTQSPPPPEPADQGPPPAPHPPPLLPQPPNFPQGLLPPFPPGMFPLWPPMGPFPPVPPPPSSGEAVAPPSTSAAALSRPSGAATTTAASAPAPGSAPAPEAGPAPGFPFPPPWMGMPLPPPFAFPPMPVPPAGFAGLTPEELRALEGHERQHLEARLQSLRNIHTLLDAAMLQINQYLTVLASLGPPRPATSVNPTEETAPSVVTAASSTSIPSSEATTPSPGASSPASEPEKPPGTPESLGSEELPEDGEPDAAELRRRRLQKLESPVAH; encoded by the exons ATGTTCCGCACCGCCGTGATGATGGCGGCCAGCCTGGCGCTGACCGGGGCTGTGGTGGCTCATGCCTACTACCTCAAGCACCAGTTCTACCCCACGGTGGTGTACTTGACCAAGTCCAGCCCCAGCATGGCG GTCCTGTACATCCAGGCCTTCGTCCTCGTCTTCCTCTTGGGCAAGGTGATGGGCAAGGTGTTCTTTGGACAGCTGAGGGCTGCAGAGATGGAG CACCTTCTGGAACGTTCCTGGTATGCTGTCACCGAGACTTGTCTGGCCTTCACTGTCTTTCGGGATGACTTCAGCCCCCGCTTTGTTGCGCTCttcactctccttctcttcctcaagtGTTTTCACTGGCTGGCTGAGGACCGTGTGGACTTT aTGGAACGCAGCCCCAATATCTCCTGGCTCTTTCACTGCCGCATTGTCT CCCTTATGTTCCTCTTGGGCATCCTGGACTTCCTCTTCGTCAGCCATGCCTATCACAGCATCCTGACCCGTGGGGCTTCTGTGCAGCTGGTGTTTGGCTTTGAG TACGCCATCCTGATGACTATGGTGCTCACCATCTTCATCAAGTACGTGCTGCACTCAGTGGACCTCCAGAGCGAGAACCCCTGGGACAATAAGGCCGTGTACATGCTCTACACAGAGCTCTTTACAG GCTTCATCAAAGTTTTGCTGTACATGGCTTTCATGACCATCATGATCAAGGTGCACACCTTCCCTCTCTTTGCCATCCGGCCTATGTACCTGGCTATGAG GCAGTTCAAGAAAGCTGTGACAGACGCCATCATGTCTCGTCGGGCCATCCGCAACATGAACACACT GTATCCAGATGCCACCCCAGAGGAACTCCAGGCAATGGACAATGTCTGCATCATCTGCCGAGAAGAGATGGTGACTGGTGCCAAGAGACTGCCCTGCAACCACATTTTCCACACCAG CTGCCTGCGCTCCTGGTTCCAGCGGCAGCAGACCTGCCCTACGTGCCGCATGGACGTCCTTCGGGCATCACTGCCGACGCAGTCACCACCGCCCCCTGAACCTGCGGATCAGGGGCCAccacctgccccccaccctccaccactcctgccccagccccctaATT TCCCCcagggcctcctgcctccctttcctccaGGCATGTTCCCGCTGTGGCCCCCCATGGGCCCCTTTCCACctgtcccacctcctcccagctcaGGAGAGGCTGTGGCCCCTCCATCCACCAGTGCAG CAGCACTTTCTCGGCCCAGTGGAGCAGCCACAACCACAGCTGCCTCTGCGCCGGCACCTGGCTCTGCCCCCGCCCCCGAGGCCGGCCCTGCCCCCGGCttccccttcccccctccctggATGGGCATGCCTCTGCCTCCACCCTTTG CCTTCCCCCCGATGCCCGTGCCCCCTGCGGGCTTTGCCGGGCTGACCCCGGAGGAGCTGCGGGCTCTGGAAGGCCATGAGCGCCAGCACCTGGAGGCTCGGCTGCAGAGCCTGCGCAACATCCACACGCTGCTGGATGCCGCCATGCTGCAGATCAACCAGTACCTCACCGTGCTCGCGTCCTTGGG GCCCCCTCGGCCTGCCACCTCCGTCAACCCCACTGAGGAGACTGCCCCTTCTGTTGTCACTGCTGCCTCCTCCACCAGCATCCCCAGCTCTGAGGCCACCACCCCGTCCCCAGGAGCCTCCTCACCAGCCTCTGAACCCGAAAAGCCTCCAGGTA cacctgAGTCACTGGGCTCCGAGGAGCTGCCTGAGGATGGGGAACCTGATGCAGCAGAGCTCCGCCGCCGTCGCCTGCAAAAGTTGGAGTCCCCCGTTGCCCACTGA